One region of Alphaproteobacteria bacterium genomic DNA includes:
- a CDS encoding flavin reductase: protein MSNKEHSSDGKVPFDRRAFRNALGRFPTGVTVVTTLTPDGIPIGLTANSFSSVSLDPPLVLWSLAKSASALPIFLNAPHYAINVLAAEQIALSRRFANERGDRFKGVECRRGLGGVPIIEGCTAWFECHNVARHDGGDHVILIGEVERFAEAERRALAFHAGDYHVTAHHPESLPQPDGRHSFDDYLLDLLGRASHLASGQFHALLKARNVSVSHWRILAALSAGEAMTISGLARVVLFKQPTLTKAIDRMALLGLVRRSASAADRRQVLVRITGRGRLLMRKLLKYARKHETDLLAACKSGEAVELKAALHALIDQLGKDEGRYRREADSETS from the coding sequence TCGGAACGCCCTCGGCCGGTTCCCGACTGGCGTTACCGTCGTGACCACGCTGACCCCCGATGGCATTCCCATCGGACTAACCGCGAACTCCTTCAGCTCGGTGTCGCTCGACCCTCCCCTCGTTCTTTGGAGCCTGGCGAAATCGGCGTCGGCCCTGCCGATTTTCCTCAACGCACCCCATTACGCGATCAACGTTCTTGCCGCCGAGCAGATCGCCCTTTCCCGACGATTCGCAAACGAGCGCGGCGATCGCTTCAAGGGTGTCGAGTGTCGCCGCGGCCTTGGCGGCGTGCCGATCATCGAAGGCTGCACAGCGTGGTTCGAATGCCACAACGTGGCTCGTCACGACGGCGGCGATCACGTCATCCTGATCGGCGAGGTGGAGCGATTTGCCGAGGCGGAGCGGCGCGCGCTGGCCTTTCACGCGGGCGACTACCACGTCACCGCACATCACCCCGAAAGCCTCCCGCAACCTGACGGCCGGCACTCCTTCGACGACTATCTTCTCGATCTCCTTGGTCGGGCCAGTCACCTGGCAAGCGGGCAGTTCCACGCCCTCCTTAAGGCTCGGAATGTATCCGTGTCCCATTGGCGCATCCTCGCCGCACTTTCCGCCGGCGAGGCCATGACGATTTCGGGTCTCGCCCGGGTCGTCCTTTTCAAGCAGCCGACGCTCACGAAAGCGATCGATCGCATGGCGCTGCTCGGCCTTGTGCGCCGAAGTGCGTCGGCGGCCGATCGCCGCCAAGTCCTCGTCCGCATTACCGGCCGAGGTCGGCTACTCATGCGCAAGCTTTTGAAGTATGCGAGAAAACACGAAACCGACCTGCTGGCCGCGTGCAAGTCGGGCGAGGCCGTGGAGCTAAAGGCAGCACTTCATGCGCTCATCGACCAGCTCGGCAAGGACGAAGGACGGTACAGGCGGGAAGCCGACAGCGAAACGAGCTAG